Proteins encoded within one genomic window of Mycolicibacterium monacense:
- a CDS encoding glutamine synthetase family protein: MKTLHDKQDDHARLAAELADDGVQFAMAAWVDVTGRPKSKVVPIGHLPDMLAGSERYTPRGIGRLGEMNPAEDECVGLPDPDTMRILSWDPRIALFHADLVLGDAGEPFENCPRSALKGVIAKARDMGFAMNLGVETEFYLFRTSALPELTPRFASSVIEPTPAYDARAVIDSLEFFSEVSAHMEAAGYGLYSFDQEGGEGQYELDFSYTDVLSMCDRLTYMRLMLPALAQKVDATVSFMPRPETRSWGSGAHMNMSLVSTTTGDNVFVDPDGSWSKTAMSFAAGVLRHAPALSALTCPTVNSYKRLTPKLADGSVSWAPVWARYGTNNRSCMLRLPGNRPAIENRSVDMMANMYLASAFTLAAGLEGIELGLDPGEPVTDDASDWEASAGGAGERLPRTLLEAIDAFATDPLVATTFPAGFVRDYLAMKVDEWNGYHSVVTQWEVDRYLLDV, translated from the coding sequence GTCCAGTTCGCGATGGCCGCCTGGGTCGACGTGACCGGGCGGCCCAAGAGCAAGGTCGTCCCCATCGGCCATCTGCCGGACATGCTGGCCGGCTCCGAGCGCTACACCCCGCGCGGCATCGGCCGGCTGGGTGAGATGAACCCCGCCGAGGACGAATGTGTCGGCCTCCCCGACCCCGACACCATGCGGATCCTGTCCTGGGATCCGCGAATCGCGCTGTTCCACGCCGATCTCGTACTCGGTGACGCCGGCGAACCGTTCGAGAACTGCCCCCGCTCGGCGCTCAAAGGGGTGATCGCGAAGGCGCGCGACATGGGGTTCGCGATGAATCTCGGGGTGGAGACGGAGTTCTACCTGTTCCGCACCAGCGCGCTGCCGGAGCTGACTCCGCGGTTCGCCTCGTCGGTGATCGAGCCCACCCCGGCCTACGACGCCCGCGCAGTCATCGACTCGCTGGAGTTCTTCTCCGAGGTGTCCGCGCACATGGAGGCGGCCGGCTACGGGCTGTACAGCTTCGACCAGGAGGGCGGCGAAGGCCAGTACGAGCTGGACTTCTCCTACACCGACGTGCTGAGCATGTGCGACCGGCTGACCTACATGCGGCTGATGCTCCCCGCCCTGGCCCAAAAGGTCGACGCGACAGTGTCGTTCATGCCGCGGCCGGAGACCCGCTCCTGGGGTTCGGGGGCGCACATGAACATGAGCCTGGTGTCCACCACAACCGGGGACAACGTCTTCGTCGACCCGGACGGCAGCTGGAGCAAGACGGCGATGTCGTTCGCCGCGGGCGTGCTGCGCCACGCACCGGCGCTGTCGGCGCTGACCTGCCCGACGGTCAACTCCTACAAGCGGCTCACCCCGAAACTGGCCGACGGTTCGGTGTCGTGGGCACCGGTGTGGGCACGGTACGGCACCAACAACCGCTCCTGCATGCTGCGGCTGCCCGGCAACCGCCCCGCCATCGAGAACCGCTCGGTGGACATGATGGCGAACATGTACCTGGCCTCGGCGTTCACGCTCGCCGCCGGCCTCGAGGGCATCGAACTCGGCCTGGACCCCGGCGAACCCGTCACCGACGACGCCAGCGACTGGGAGGCGTCGGCCGGCGGTGCGGGAGAACGACTTCCGCGCACCCTGCTCGAAGCCATCGACGCCTTCGCCACCGATCCACTGGTCGCCACCACGTTCCCCGCCGGATTCGTCAGGGACTACCTGGCGATGAAGGTCGACGAATGGAACGGCTACCACAGCGTGGTCACGCAGTGGGAGGTCGACCGCTATCTCCTCGACGTCTGA
- a CDS encoding ABC transporter substrate-binding protein, with translation MGAIALALVSACSSSTPAENSGAEADPASREIVIGTSGDFPPVSFLEDGSTEVVGFENDLAKGVTDDLGWTYRFEQISFDGLLPALQSGRIDAILSGMYNTEKRREQVDFIDYMQIPLSVLTTVDNAPKTPGPEALCGQSVAYLTASPPERAQLDAWSQQCTDSGKPPLQPTGFPSVAQGVNAVATGRVYAQLEGDIVTLYISRTEFGDKLDVAFNVEGEKSVVGMAVAKDSPLKPELQKAMESYVASEAYCQSAQQWQFTAANPIRQC, from the coding sequence GTGGGGGCCATCGCGCTCGCGCTGGTCTCCGCGTGTTCGAGCAGCACCCCCGCCGAGAACTCCGGTGCCGAGGCCGATCCGGCCTCGCGCGAGATCGTCATCGGCACATCCGGCGACTTCCCGCCGGTGTCGTTCCTCGAAGACGGCTCCACCGAGGTGGTCGGCTTCGAGAACGACCTCGCCAAGGGCGTGACCGACGACCTGGGCTGGACCTACCGATTCGAGCAGATCTCGTTCGACGGTCTGCTGCCCGCGCTGCAGTCCGGGCGCATCGACGCGATCCTGTCGGGCATGTACAACACGGAGAAACGCCGGGAGCAGGTCGATTTCATCGACTACATGCAGATCCCGCTGTCTGTGCTGACGACGGTCGACAACGCCCCGAAGACCCCCGGGCCGGAGGCGCTGTGCGGGCAGTCGGTGGCCTATCTGACCGCGAGCCCGCCCGAACGTGCGCAGCTCGACGCGTGGTCGCAACAGTGCACCGACAGCGGTAAACCTCCGCTGCAGCCGACCGGTTTCCCCTCCGTCGCACAAGGTGTCAACGCCGTCGCGACCGGTCGCGTGTACGCACAGCTCGAGGGTGACATCGTGACCCTCTACATCTCGCGCACCGAATTCGGCGACAAACTCGACGTCGCGTTCAACGTCGAGGGCGAGAAGAGCGTCGTGGGCATGGCGGTGGCGAAGGACAGCCCGCTCAAACCGGAACTGCAGAAGGCCATGGAGAGTTACGTCGCGTCCGAGGCGTACTGCCAGTCGGCCCAACAGTGGCAGTTCACGGCCGCCAATCCCATCCGCCAGTGTTGA
- a CDS encoding amino acid ABC transporter permease/ATP-binding protein gives MLTEFWYYFTLPELIDGGLLALRIALLSLIIAWPAGLLLALISDSRWFLPRLAVGVYIWVLRGTPILLQLIFLYNVLPQWGWQLSSETTAVLGLALNAAAFAAEIFRGGLNAVNVSQIDAARSIGLSPALTLLRIRLPQALRVITPALASEAIMTVKNTSLASAIAVAELTLRSQQLVSINFEYLPVFGAAAAIYLALNTILMVVQYLSERRLDNDRQRHRGPLASWLVARMHLSAPSARGADETPVQLDLHAPEFQTYWDRVRTVAGRDMTEQPTVISVRGLRKTYGGTVVLDDVDLDVQRGEVVCILGSSGSGKSTLLRAMDGLVEVDDGSVVVNGVTIAESGAGRLTAKDRLRAGLAIVFQQFNLFQHMTVAANLREGQARVLGLTRRHTTDVNNMLLRELGVEATADRYPGQLSGGQQQRVAIARALALAPEVMLFDEPTSALDPERVGDVLRIMRQLADQGMTMVVVTHEIAFARQCASRVVFVDDGRIVEQGPPERVLDAPSSERTQRFLSALLPDTKPLTHRKVLQ, from the coding sequence GTGTTGACGGAGTTCTGGTATTACTTCACGCTGCCGGAACTGATCGACGGTGGCCTGCTGGCACTGCGGATCGCGCTGCTGTCGCTGATCATCGCCTGGCCGGCGGGGCTGCTGCTCGCGCTGATCAGCGATTCGCGCTGGTTCCTGCCACGGTTGGCGGTGGGCGTCTACATCTGGGTGCTGCGGGGCACGCCGATACTGTTGCAGTTGATCTTCCTCTACAACGTTCTCCCCCAATGGGGTTGGCAGCTGTCGTCGGAGACCACCGCCGTCCTCGGGCTCGCGCTCAACGCAGCGGCGTTCGCGGCGGAGATTTTCCGCGGCGGACTCAACGCCGTCAACGTCTCCCAGATCGACGCCGCCAGGTCGATCGGCCTGTCACCGGCGTTGACGCTGCTGCGCATCCGGCTGCCCCAGGCACTGCGGGTGATCACGCCGGCACTGGCCAGCGAGGCCATCATGACGGTCAAGAACACGTCGCTGGCCTCGGCGATCGCGGTGGCCGAATTGACGTTGCGCAGCCAGCAGCTGGTGTCGATCAACTTCGAGTACCTGCCCGTCTTCGGCGCCGCCGCGGCGATCTACCTGGCGCTCAACACCATCCTCATGGTGGTGCAGTACCTCAGCGAACGGCGCCTCGACAACGACAGACAGCGGCACCGCGGTCCACTCGCATCGTGGTTGGTTGCCCGCATGCACCTTTCGGCTCCGTCGGCCCGCGGCGCCGACGAAACTCCGGTACAGCTGGATCTGCACGCCCCGGAGTTCCAGACCTACTGGGACCGGGTCCGCACCGTCGCCGGCCGTGACATGACCGAACAGCCGACCGTGATCAGCGTCCGGGGACTCCGCAAGACCTACGGCGGCACCGTCGTCCTCGACGACGTCGACCTCGACGTGCAGCGCGGCGAAGTGGTCTGCATCCTCGGGTCGAGCGGTTCGGGCAAGAGCACACTGCTGCGCGCCATGGACGGTCTGGTCGAGGTCGACGACGGTTCGGTGGTGGTCAACGGCGTGACCATCGCGGAATCGGGTGCGGGCCGGCTCACCGCCAAGGACCGGCTGCGCGCGGGCCTGGCGATCGTCTTCCAGCAGTTCAACCTGTTCCAGCACATGACCGTCGCGGCCAACCTCCGGGAGGGTCAGGCGCGCGTGCTGGGCCTGACGCGCCGCCACACCACCGACGTCAACAACATGCTGCTGCGCGAGCTGGGTGTCGAGGCGACCGCCGACCGCTATCCCGGGCAGCTCTCCGGTGGGCAGCAGCAGCGCGTCGCGATCGCCCGCGCACTCGCCCTGGCACCGGAGGTCATGCTCTTCGACGAGCCGACCTCGGCGCTCGATCCCGAGCGGGTCGGCGACGTCCTGCGCATCATGCGCCAACTGGCCGACCAGGGTATGACGATGGTGGTCGTCACCCACGAGATCGCGTTCGCCCGGCAGTGCGCATCGCGCGTGGTGTTCGTCGACGACGGCCGGATCGTCGAACAGGGCCCGCCGGAACGCGTCCTCGACGCGCCGAGCAGCGAACGCACCCAACGGTTCCTGTCCGCCCTGCTGCCCGACACCAAACCCCTCACCCACCGAAAGGTTCTGCAGTGA
- a CDS encoding D-2-hydroxyacid dehydrogenase — MSFPLTDELDVVVAGVPYGFQGEFSDGRWLTDRHIARIEACSPGIRLEHPSVYDLNDGYLVERKPQAVLVECSGTEASWESLPAILFQSGFRQLLSPELRLVQSCSAGIEQIAGLIPDGVTLCNASGVHAPAIAESVIAAILAQAKLLYQRRIEQRSRNWTQLPARELAGTTMCVLGTGHIGTAIGSLAQALGIHTIGVRRNPLPAEGFDTTVGPDGLDDALSRADYLVIACPLTADTRGLIDADRFAKLPTGAYLVNVSRGAVVDEAAMIDAFETGRLGGGFLDCHVHEPLPDDSPLWDMPGVDISPHDSHASNLLGDRQVDLFCRNLERLIRGEPLINVVDTKAGY, encoded by the coding sequence GTGAGCTTCCCCCTCACCGACGAGCTCGACGTGGTGGTCGCCGGGGTGCCCTACGGCTTCCAGGGGGAATTCAGCGACGGGCGCTGGCTCACCGACCGCCACATCGCCCGGATCGAGGCGTGCTCCCCGGGAATCCGGTTGGAACATCCGTCCGTCTACGACCTCAACGACGGCTACCTGGTGGAGCGCAAACCGCAGGCGGTGCTCGTCGAGTGCAGCGGCACCGAAGCGAGTTGGGAGTCGCTGCCGGCGATCCTGTTCCAATCCGGTTTCCGGCAGCTGCTCAGCCCGGAGCTGCGCCTCGTCCAATCCTGCAGTGCCGGAATCGAACAGATCGCCGGGCTCATCCCCGACGGTGTCACGTTGTGCAACGCCTCCGGGGTGCACGCCCCAGCCATCGCCGAGAGCGTCATCGCCGCGATCCTGGCGCAGGCCAAGCTCCTGTACCAGAGGCGTATCGAGCAGCGATCGAGGAACTGGACCCAGCTGCCCGCGCGCGAACTGGCAGGCACCACGATGTGTGTCCTGGGCACCGGGCACATCGGCACGGCCATCGGCAGCCTGGCCCAGGCGCTCGGGATTCACACGATCGGGGTACGCCGCAATCCGCTCCCCGCCGAGGGCTTCGACACGACGGTCGGTCCCGACGGCCTCGACGATGCGCTCTCGCGCGCCGACTACCTCGTCATCGCCTGCCCACTGACCGCCGACACCCGCGGACTCATCGACGCCGACCGGTTCGCCAAACTGCCCACCGGCGCCTATCTGGTGAACGTGTCACGCGGCGCGGTCGTCGACGAGGCGGCGATGATCGACGCGTTCGAGACCGGCCGGCTCGGCGGTGGATTCCTCGACTGCCATGTGCACGAACCACTTCCCGACGACAGCCCCCTGTGGGATATGCCGGGGGTGGACATCTCACCGCACGATTCGCATGCGTCGAACCTGCTCGGTGACCGGCAGGTCGACCTCTTCTGCCGCAACCTCGAACGACTCATCCGCGGTGAGCCGTTGATCAATGTCGTCGACACGAAGGCGGGTTACTGA
- a CDS encoding creatininase family protein, which yields MSTVVWSENASPDLSFTEVSGGREVGLVPVGAVEQHGPHLPVGADTIIATAMCERASELTGAPVLPAITLGVSFGHGTELPGTLSLTPALLAGIVEQYVHWAALSGLRRLLFVNGHMGNTAALNTATDRIRLERRDVRVGAVDWWTCDDQVLTAMMADAADAHANCAETSVLLAMRPDLVHLDRMRDADDEDRTAGLVFRYTATELSRNGVTGKPSLATAELGEQLWKLAAEGIAARVRSGRTEEPPLP from the coding sequence ATGAGCACCGTCGTCTGGAGCGAGAACGCCTCTCCCGATTTGTCTTTCACGGAGGTTTCGGGCGGCCGTGAGGTGGGTTTGGTGCCGGTCGGGGCGGTCGAGCAACACGGTCCGCACCTACCGGTCGGTGCGGACACGATCATCGCGACCGCCATGTGCGAACGCGCATCGGAGCTGACGGGGGCTCCGGTGCTGCCGGCGATCACGCTCGGGGTCAGCTTCGGGCACGGCACCGAGTTGCCGGGCACGCTGTCGCTGACGCCGGCGTTGTTGGCCGGGATCGTCGAGCAGTACGTGCACTGGGCGGCGCTCTCCGGGCTGCGGCGGCTGCTGTTCGTCAACGGGCACATGGGCAACACCGCCGCGCTGAACACCGCGACCGACCGCATCCGGTTGGAGCGCCGCGATGTGCGGGTCGGCGCCGTCGACTGGTGGACGTGCGACGACCAGGTGCTCACCGCCATGATGGCCGACGCCGCCGACGCCCACGCCAACTGCGCCGAGACCTCGGTGCTGCTGGCGATGCGGCCGGACCTCGTGCATCTCGACCGCATGCGCGACGCCGACGACGAGGACCGCACCGCCGGTCTGGTGTTCCGCTACACCGCCACCGAACTGTCCCGCAACGGCGTCACCGGCAAACCCTCGCTGGCGACCGCGGAGCTCGGGGAGCAGCTGTGGAAACTCGCCGCGGAGGGCATCGCGGCGCGCGTCCGCAGCGGACGGACCGAGGAGCCGCCGCTGCCGTAG
- a CDS encoding DUF3375 domain-containing protein codes for MQVDDNRGLSAAELLELNRDLHGSRAIRLLATHNLGLYATLMERHLADGVVAETELVVRLERDLHELDPDGQSGLALIKSWASQGWLHRIVDERSDQNICYLTQDARRALDFLRGMRRQDTIATGGSINGIASRLKQVAIRVGNDPARIRKSIEAEIAALQAELDDLEAGTRPEPDVTDAYDEARAIALQMERLITDIGQYGSMIEQATAALDEPIDSNAEYRDRQRQMYADYQAAWDSQGRDSHRAFLRMINDPDQRAEFEADVAAVAEALPLLDPALRKVMAGFFELVGHQIDEVERIQQRCAQRVKRFTAFGTLEQSRGVARQLNEAIGAARALLKTSLTDSRLGIDVPLARHAISSVGALSFKIGDLSAPKPAKPAGGEVDLASFAALTTQVDAPAMSDMLNAALPVSLSRAVDMLDNAYLGHVIVLWSWALKQPNDGRPASTTVRFRSLDGRDREIAVPDLMFTEPITTLAGVSQ; via the coding sequence ATGCAGGTGGACGACAACAGGGGGCTGTCGGCGGCTGAGCTGCTCGAACTCAACCGCGACCTGCACGGATCCCGGGCGATCCGGCTGCTGGCCACCCACAACCTCGGGCTCTACGCCACGCTCATGGAACGCCATCTGGCCGACGGCGTCGTCGCCGAAACCGAGCTGGTGGTGCGGCTGGAGCGCGACCTGCACGAACTCGACCCCGACGGCCAGTCCGGGCTGGCGCTGATCAAGTCGTGGGCCAGCCAGGGCTGGTTGCACCGCATCGTCGACGAGCGCAGCGACCAGAACATCTGCTACCTCACCCAGGACGCGCGCCGCGCCCTGGACTTCCTTCGCGGGATGCGCCGCCAGGACACCATCGCCACCGGCGGCTCGATCAACGGCATCGCCTCGCGCCTCAAACAGGTCGCGATCCGCGTCGGCAACGACCCGGCCCGCATCCGCAAGAGCATCGAGGCCGAGATCGCGGCGCTGCAGGCCGAACTCGACGACCTCGAGGCCGGCACCCGCCCGGAGCCGGATGTCACCGACGCCTACGACGAGGCCCGCGCGATCGCTCTGCAGATGGAACGGCTCATCACCGACATCGGGCAATACGGTTCGATGATCGAACAGGCCACCGCCGCGCTCGACGAGCCGATCGACAGCAACGCCGAGTACCGCGACCGGCAACGCCAGATGTACGCCGACTACCAGGCCGCGTGGGACTCGCAGGGCCGCGACAGCCACCGCGCCTTCCTCCGGATGATCAACGACCCCGACCAGCGCGCCGAGTTCGAGGCCGATGTCGCCGCGGTCGCCGAGGCGCTGCCCCTGCTCGACCCGGCGCTTCGCAAGGTGATGGCCGGGTTCTTCGAACTCGTCGGCCACCAGATCGACGAGGTCGAACGCATCCAGCAGCGCTGCGCCCAGCGGGTCAAGCGGTTCACCGCGTTCGGCACGCTCGAGCAGAGCCGCGGGGTGGCCCGTCAGCTCAACGAGGCCATCGGCGCCGCCCGCGCCCTGCTGAAGACCTCGCTCACGGACTCGAGGCTCGGCATCGACGTGCCGCTGGCCCGCCACGCGATCAGCTCCGTCGGCGCGCTGAGTTTCAAGATCGGCGACCTGTCGGCGCCCAAACCCGCCAAACCCGCTGGGGGCGAAGTGGATCTGGCGAGCTTCGCGGCGCTGACCACACAGGTCGACGCGCCCGCGATGTCGGACATGCTCAACGCCGCGCTCCCGGTCTCCCTCTCCCGCGCCGTCGACATGCTGGACAACGCGTACCTGGGCCACGTCATCGTGCTGTGGTCCTGGGCGCTCAAGCAACCGAACGACGGGCGGCCGGCGTCGACCACCGTCCGGTTCCGCTCCCTCGACGGCCGTGACCGCGAAATCGCCGTGCCCGACCTGATGTTCACCGAACCGATCACCACCCTCGCTGGAGTTTCGCAGTGA
- a CDS encoding DUF4194 domain-containing protein: MTSPSTEHDADLAAFSELPQVDQNARPPHQRRPRFDGDVSELPDRACWALQNLLTRRYISAETDSDLFSWVLEYRRQLSVRLSELDLILRIVDGTDVAFVEQARYESARGAKLLRREPLGTYDSILALHLAQMMRAAGGQSVLISREEMHGLFSGVLNDTDRDAVTFTARIDGAIARLAGLEILRRSRDDDDSYTISPVINAVMTASVITELQQQFEQLLGGGTPAEEVHVD, encoded by the coding sequence GTGACCTCTCCGTCCACCGAACATGACGCGGACCTCGCCGCGTTCTCAGAGCTCCCCCAGGTCGACCAGAACGCCCGTCCCCCGCACCAGCGCAGGCCGCGCTTCGACGGCGACGTCTCCGAACTCCCCGACCGCGCCTGCTGGGCGCTGCAGAACCTGCTCACCCGCCGCTACATCAGCGCCGAGACCGACAGCGACCTGTTCAGCTGGGTGCTCGAATACCGCAGACAACTCAGCGTGCGGCTCTCCGAACTCGACCTGATCCTTCGCATCGTCGACGGAACCGATGTGGCGTTCGTCGAACAGGCCCGCTACGAATCGGCAAGGGGCGCCAAGCTTCTGCGCCGCGAACCGCTGGGCACCTACGACTCGATCCTGGCGTTGCACCTGGCGCAGATGATGCGGGCCGCGGGCGGGCAGAGCGTGCTCATCAGCCGCGAGGAGATGCACGGGTTGTTCTCCGGTGTGCTCAACGACACCGACCGCGACGCGGTCACGTTCACCGCGCGCATCGACGGCGCGATCGCGCGGCTGGCCGGGCTGGAGATCCTGCGCCGCAGCCGCGACGACGATGACAGCTACACCATCAGCCCGGTGATCAACGCCGTCATGACGGCCTCGGTGATCACCGAACTGCAGCAGCAGTTCGAACAGCTGCTGGGCGGCGGCACGCCGGCCGAGGAGGTCCACGTTGACTGA